A stretch of Borrelia turcica IST7 DNA encodes these proteins:
- the recB gene encoding exodeoxyribonuclease V subunit beta translates to MQEIIDKIKYNEKILIEASAGTGKTYTLEHTITSLLTNKIYSPSEILVLTFTKKATEEMHVRILKSIENAYNNSKTDKLLKEIYEQSNKIFISTIHKFALYSLNNFQIETENFSQYRVKENFTSEIDEIVYEFLRRTELLKKELAIKHYEFEIFTSNFANTNETIRYIREAYKRDKTQELGDWIKKQTIFQNILTNKDKLIYEYNLIIEELNTMTMEEKRTFLNKHNQGTKISEIKYRHEQDIVKITEILINNQFLHKIITSNINKNTTLSDKETWIKNSLIELSHKTSTDTEEKANQKTQKKSKLRKYIKLSVEYKILKYIERELASTINATNTIDQKHIILNFKAHLESPDRNFLNSIKSRYKIILIDESQDLDLMQIEIFEILNSCGIKLVFIADPKQIIYAFRNADVSFYNQGIKHKIKDDAKITLGINYRSNKKLVEPLNIMFSNIYNKKWISKIEQIEFSNSKTDPKNDNNNIFINDIEIEGINIIETEKDEDIIQKTALTIKYLLTNGKIYDNDTLRRIKESDITVLCRTSKEINLIDKALQSQDIKTNKTEKSFFKTKEFNEIFYLIKCLDRKQEFKTLSYVLTSKIINLPWELYLSFIERDEIHYIEEFISDIIYLLENKEITLTKAIDTIISNKDFWIKLAKNFNSPTFTEFAITKKSYREILINEEKFEELNNYETSLDFISKVYYQEKDVESLISTLETLIINKDFEEDEDNRDIKDSKSIEILTIHKSKGLSLNIVFLIGDLQDSKNKSLLKSSEPFYKFCSEDKIEYDFFKLKENQEFALLKFLNEEKNLFYVGTTRARFALFIINKGKVTSIMLTLAETKIIAGINLDFNVYNLLQTHQFNKLDTSCNADIKLIPPPPINKNLFRKEYTHSYTSLASMNKSIHYTNKEIKDDADYDNDDSSIKETLPKGKDIGNILHAIMEEINFRDAKSTFASFKEMNISLIQKKIRHFNSNLNTSEIQEALTQMIYNILNTKIKLINARLCDIQELQKEMEFLIRIGNKTNEQKNLFMNYKELNLNLNDGYIKGIIDLTFKINNKVYILDYKTNYLGQSIKDYSPANLKKIMKQEQYDLQYKIYALGIKKILFKNMEKYNKNFGGIIYLFTRAFKEKTKSQSSTQYGIYTALPKFKELDLEHIFTT, encoded by the coding sequence ATGCAAGAAATAATAGATAAAATTAAATACAATGAAAAAATACTAATTGAAGCCTCAGCAGGAACTGGCAAGACTTATACACTTGAGCACACTATTACAAGCTTACTAACAAACAAAATATACTCTCCAAGCGAGATCTTGGTGTTAACATTTACAAAAAAAGCAACAGAAGAAATGCATGTCAGAATACTAAAGTCAATTGAGAATGCATACAACAATTCAAAAACAGATAAATTACTAAAAGAAATTTACGAGCAATCAAATAAAATTTTTATCTCAACCATACACAAATTTGCACTATATTCTCTAAACAATTTTCAAATTGAAACAGAAAACTTCTCTCAATATAGGGTAAAAGAAAATTTCACATCAGAAATAGACGAAATAGTCTATGAATTTTTAAGAAGAACAGAACTGCTTAAAAAAGAATTAGCAATAAAGCATTATGAATTTGAAATCTTTACGTCCAATTTTGCAAACACAAACGAGACGATTAGATACATAAGAGAAGCTTATAAAAGAGACAAGACACAAGAGCTTGGAGATTGGATAAAAAAACAAACTATTTTTCAAAATATACTTACCAATAAAGACAAATTAATTTACGAATATAACCTAATAATAGAAGAACTAAATACAATGACTATGGAAGAAAAAAGAACTTTTCTTAATAAACATAATCAAGGAACTAAAATCTCAGAAATAAAATATAGGCATGAACAGGACATAGTAAAAATAACAGAAATACTTATAAACAATCAATTCTTACATAAAATAATCACATCCAATATTAATAAAAATACTACTCTTTCAGATAAGGAAACATGGATTAAAAACTCTTTAATAGAGCTTAGCCATAAAACAAGCACAGACACGGAAGAAAAAGCAAACCAAAAAACCCAAAAAAAAAGCAAACTCAGAAAATACATTAAGTTAAGTGTTGAATATAAAATACTTAAATATATAGAAAGAGAGCTTGCAAGTACCATTAATGCAACAAATACAATAGACCAAAAACATATAATACTAAACTTTAAAGCACACCTCGAATCTCCCGACAGAAACTTCTTAAATTCAATCAAAAGTAGATATAAAATAATCCTAATAGATGAGTCACAGGATCTAGACCTTATGCAAATAGAAATATTTGAAATTTTAAACTCCTGTGGCATAAAGTTAGTCTTTATAGCCGACCCTAAACAAATAATTTATGCATTCAGAAATGCTGATGTCTCATTTTACAACCAAGGAATAAAGCATAAAATAAAGGATGATGCAAAAATAACTTTGGGAATCAATTACAGATCAAATAAAAAGTTAGTAGAACCTTTAAATATTATGTTTAGTAATATCTACAATAAAAAATGGATATCAAAAATTGAACAAATCGAATTTAGCAACTCAAAAACAGACCCCAAAAATGACAACAATAACATTTTTATAAATGACATAGAAATAGAAGGAATAAACATAATAGAGACTGAAAAAGATGAGGATATTATACAAAAGACAGCCCTTACAATTAAATATTTGCTAACAAATGGAAAAATATACGATAATGACACACTTAGGAGAATTAAAGAATCCGATATTACAGTACTCTGTCGAACATCAAAAGAAATCAATTTAATAGATAAAGCACTTCAAAGCCAAGATATAAAAACAAATAAAACTGAAAAATCATTCTTTAAAACAAAAGAATTTAATGAAATATTTTATTTAATAAAATGTCTAGATAGGAAACAAGAATTTAAAACTTTAAGCTATGTATTAACAAGTAAGATAATAAATCTTCCATGGGAATTGTATCTAAGTTTTATTGAAAGAGATGAAATCCACTACATAGAAGAATTTATCAGTGACATAATATATTTACTTGAAAATAAAGAAATAACACTAACAAAGGCAATAGACACAATTATATCAAACAAAGATTTTTGGATAAAACTGGCAAAAAATTTCAATAGTCCTACATTTACCGAATTTGCAATCACAAAAAAAAGCTATAGAGAAATATTAATAAATGAGGAAAAATTTGAGGAACTTAATAACTATGAGACAAGCCTAGATTTTATTTCCAAAGTTTACTATCAAGAGAAAGACGTAGAATCATTAATATCTACTCTAGAAACCCTCATAATCAATAAAGATTTTGAAGAAGATGAAGATAACAGAGATATTAAAGACAGTAAATCCATAGAAATACTCACAATTCATAAATCAAAAGGACTAAGTCTTAACATTGTATTCTTAATAGGTGATCTTCAAGACAGCAAAAATAAATCCTTACTCAAATCATCTGAACCATTTTATAAGTTTTGTTCAGAAGACAAAATAGAATATGATTTTTTTAAATTAAAAGAAAATCAAGAATTTGCCCTACTTAAATTCTTAAATGAAGAGAAAAATCTTTTTTACGTAGGAACAACTAGGGCTCGATTTGCTCTCTTTATTATCAATAAAGGCAAAGTGACAAGCATAATGCTAACGCTAGCAGAAACAAAAATAATTGCAGGCATAAATTTAGACTTCAATGTATATAATCTACTTCAAACTCATCAATTTAATAAATTAGATACAAGTTGTAATGCAGATATAAAATTAATTCCTCCACCACCAATAAATAAGAATTTATTTAGAAAAGAATATACACACAGCTACACAAGCCTTGCATCAATGAATAAGTCTATACACTATACAAATAAAGAAATAAAAGATGATGCTGATTATGATAATGATGATTCTTCTATTAAAGAAACACTTCCAAAGGGTAAAGATATCGGCAATATTTTGCATGCTATTATGGAAGAAATAAATTTTAGAGATGCAAAAAGTACTTTTGCATCTTTTAAAGAAATGAACATTAGTCTCATACAAAAAAAAATAAGACATTTTAATTCAAATCTAAACACATCTGAGATACAAGAAGCACTCACTCAAATGATTTACAATATATTAAACACAAAAATTAAACTCATTAACGCAAGGCTATGCGATATCCAAGAATTACAAAAGGAAATGGAATTTTTAATCAGAATAGGCAACAAGACCAATGAACAAAAAAATCTCTTTATGAACTACAAAGAGCTTAACTTAAATTTAAACGACGGTTACATCAAAGGCATTATCGACCTTACATTTAAAATCAATAATAAAGTGTATATTCTAGACTATAAAACAAATTATCTTGGACAAAGCATAAAAGACTATAGTCCAGCAAACTTAAAGAAGATAATGAAACAAGAACAGTATGACTTACAATACAAAATTTATGCACTAGGTATAAAAAAAATACTCTTTAAGAATATGGAAAAGTATAATAAAAACTTCGGAGGAATAATATATCTTTTTACAAGAGCATTCAAGGAAAAGACAAAAAGCCAATCTAGCACTCAGTATGGAATCTATACAGCTCTACCTAAGTTTAAAGAATTAGATTTAGAACACATATTTACAACTTAA
- the pfkB gene encoding 1-phosphofructokinase codes for MIYTLTLNPAVDYKIVVDGFQKGCLNHALMSNFFAGGKGINVSSVLKNFDTESIAFGFVGGFTGDYIEHSLDLREIKHDFVRIAEHTRINIKMMSRGEETEINGNSPVILESDFQLLITKLKQLENDILIMSGSIPSSLGRAYNELGKHVSGKVQLIADTSGLALQEIIELKPFLIKPNIKELEELLGIKLSSVEDIIRVAHKLIDKGVQNIIVSMGGDGAVFVGTRDACVATVPKIDSLSTIGAGDSVVAGFVYAYCNGNSFHDSFKFGVASGTATALRGQLCNLDDVKGMLDRVKLEQISLDLS; via the coding sequence TTGATATATACTCTAACTCTTAATCCTGCTGTTGATTATAAAATAGTTGTGGATGGATTTCAGAAAGGATGTCTTAATCATGCTCTTATGAGTAACTTTTTTGCTGGTGGGAAGGGTATAAATGTAAGCAGTGTGCTTAAGAATTTTGATACAGAAAGCATAGCTTTTGGATTTGTGGGTGGTTTTACTGGTGATTATATAGAACATTCTCTTGATTTGAGAGAGATAAAGCATGACTTTGTGAGGATAGCAGAGCATACTAGAATAAATATTAAAATGATGTCTAGGGGCGAGGAGACAGAGATTAATGGAAATTCGCCTGTAATACTTGAGAGTGATTTTCAACTTTTGATTACAAAATTAAAGCAATTGGAAAATGATATATTAATAATGTCTGGTAGCATACCAAGCTCACTTGGTCGGGCATACAACGAATTAGGTAAGCATGTTTCTGGTAAGGTTCAGTTAATTGCTGATACTAGTGGTTTGGCTTTGCAGGAAATTATAGAACTTAAACCTTTTTTAATAAAGCCAAATATTAAGGAACTTGAGGAGCTTTTAGGTATCAAGTTAAGTTCTGTTGAGGATATAATTAGGGTTGCACATAAATTAATAGACAAAGGTGTTCAAAACATTATAGTGTCAATGGGAGGGGATGGAGCTGTTTTTGTAGGAACACGAGACGCTTGTGTGGCTACTGTTCCAAAAATTGATTCACTTAGCACTATTGGGGCAGGAGATTCTGTTGTTGCTGGATTTGTGTATGCTTATTGCAATGGGAATTCTTTTCATGATTCTTTTAAATTTGGGGTTGCATCAGGTACTGCAACAGCACTAAGGGGACAACTTTGTAATCTTGATGATGTTAAGGGTATGCTTGATAGAGTAAAACTTGAACAGATTTCTTTAGACTTAAGTTAA
- the recD gene encoding exodeoxyribonuclease V subunit alpha has protein sequence MRNYLVLKEFLKDNKRNYLNPELKIYEQIEILNINIENYYKSHLLIGKIQDERQEELTIFLIFLFNYLSKGHLRANINLLIDNIKNTIESAYFELDEDDKFYKKSIKILEELKEFTRITKINEMILHLKQKNIIRNFNPYEKITTPLIIENNIHIYTQKNFREEEELIKKIDLRLKNSKSKISEETIQNIMTNLNTKGLSEEQVSSIEKSLKSNFFILSGGPGTGKTTTINYILKAIDMNLNAKQKVALIAPTGKASQKLKSSLKETFKNLETEYGTIQKLLKISFINKDDKYNEENPLEFDIIIIDETSMIDANIFLKLLKAVNINTKLIITGDQNQLPSISEGNVYASLVRIKDISNENVEILKKNFRSNNEINLLAEAIYKENEDLILSQINNSKSIILKEINKINIENELLNYTKNLYKNTFNFNLKLLTDEKIESTLNFLLSKIILCSRNFGKVGSKRINESIKMHLKKIQGNLIGQIILITQNDYKNDLFNGERGVLFKENSKIYALFKRENEKYKKINFNLLNKYELSFATTIHKSQGSEYENVIIIIEDHPFLTKELLYTAITRAKESIEIISSEDIIKNVSRKTVDRDSKIREYINALK, from the coding sequence ATGAGAAATTATTTAGTCTTAAAAGAATTCTTAAAAGATAATAAGAGAAATTATTTAAATCCCGAACTCAAAATTTATGAACAAATTGAAATATTAAATATAAATATAGAAAATTATTACAAATCACATCTACTTATAGGCAAAATCCAAGATGAAAGGCAGGAAGAGCTTACTATATTTTTAATATTTTTATTCAACTACCTCTCTAAAGGCCACCTGCGAGCTAATATCAATTTACTAATAGACAATATTAAAAACACAATAGAGAGTGCCTACTTTGAATTAGACGAAGATGACAAATTTTATAAAAAATCAATAAAAATACTAGAAGAACTTAAAGAATTTACAAGAATAACCAAAATCAACGAAATGATATTACATTTAAAACAAAAAAATATAATAAGAAATTTTAATCCATATGAAAAAATCACAACTCCCTTAATAATAGAAAATAATATTCATATCTACACTCAAAAAAATTTTAGAGAAGAAGAAGAATTAATTAAAAAAATAGATCTAAGACTTAAAAATAGCAAAAGTAAAATTAGCGAAGAGACAATACAAAATATCATGACCAATTTAAATACTAAAGGCTTAAGTGAAGAACAAGTAAGCTCAATTGAAAAATCTTTAAAAAGTAACTTTTTTATACTCAGTGGCGGTCCTGGTACAGGAAAAACAACAACTATCAATTATATTCTAAAAGCAATTGACATGAATTTAAACGCTAAGCAAAAAGTAGCTCTCATAGCACCAACAGGTAAAGCAAGTCAAAAGCTAAAATCAAGTTTAAAAGAAACATTTAAAAATCTTGAAACAGAATATGGTACGATACAAAAACTATTAAAAATTTCATTTATCAATAAAGATGACAAATACAACGAAGAAAATCCTCTAGAATTCGACATAATCATAATTGACGAAACATCTATGATAGATGCAAACATTTTTTTAAAATTACTAAAGGCAGTAAACATAAACACAAAACTTATAATAACAGGGGATCAAAATCAGCTTCCATCAATATCCGAAGGCAATGTATATGCGAGTCTTGTTAGAATAAAAGACATAAGTAATGAAAATGTAGAAATACTTAAAAAAAATTTCAGAAGCAATAATGAAATCAACTTACTAGCAGAAGCAATATACAAAGAAAATGAAGATTTGATTTTGAGTCAAATTAATAATAGTAAAAGCATAATTTTAAAGGAAATAAACAAAATAAACATAGAAAATGAATTACTCAATTACACAAAAAATCTATACAAAAATACCTTTAATTTTAATCTTAAATTACTAACAGATGAAAAAATAGAATCTACTCTTAATTTTCTACTTAGCAAAATCATTCTATGCTCAAGAAACTTTGGTAAAGTAGGATCAAAAAGAATAAATGAAAGCATAAAAATGCATTTAAAAAAAATTCAAGGTAATTTAATTGGACAAATCATTCTTATTACTCAAAATGACTATAAAAATGATCTATTTAATGGAGAGAGGGGTGTTCTTTTTAAAGAAAATTCCAAAATTTACGCTTTATTTAAAAGAGAAAACGAAAAATATAAAAAGATAAATTTTAATTTACTAAATAAATATGAACTTAGTTTTGCTACAACAATACATAAAAGCCAAGGCTCTGAATATGAAAATGTAATAATCATAATAGAAGACCATCCATTTTTAACAAAAGAACTACTCTACACCGCAATAACAAGAGCCAAGGAAAGTATAGAAATAATATCAAGCGAAGATATCATTAAAAATGTTAGTCGAAAAACAGTAGATAGAGATTCAAAAATAAGGGAATACATAAATGCATTAAAATAA